Within the Pseudomonas chlororaphis subsp. aurantiaca genome, the region CACCGCGCAGGTCTTGTCCGAAATCGCCGCTTTCAATGCCGCCAGATCGTTGTAGGGAACGTGGATGATACCGGTGATTTTAGGACCGAAGCCGTCGGAGTACTTCGACTGGCCGCCCACGTTCACGGTGAACAGGGTGCGACCGTGGAAGCTGTTGAGGGCCGCGATGATTTCGTATTTTTCCGCGCCAAAACGGTCGAACGCGACACGACGGGCCAGCTTGAAGGCGGCCTCGTTGGCTTCGGCGCCGGAGTTGCAGAAGAACGCGCGCTCGGCAAAGGTGGCGTCGACCAGCTTGTGGGCCAGGCGCAGGGCCGGCTCGTTGGTGAAGACGTTGGATACATGCCACAACTTGTTGGCTTGCTCGGTCAGAGCAGCGACCAGCGCCGGATGGGCGTGGCCCAGTACGTTGACCGCGATCCCGCCGGCAAAGTCGATCAGCTCTCGGCCCGACTGATCCCAGACTCGGGAACCCGCGCCACGCACAGGAATGAAAGCCGCAGGTGCATAGTTGGGAACCATGACCTGATCGAAATCGGCGCGTTGCACCGGAGCTTGCTCAACGGACATCGGAGTCTCCTGAAGAGGAACGCCTGCCTGAAACTGGCGAGCGATGGGGGGATTGTAAGGACAGTTTTCTGCCCAGCCTTGTCGCCAAGCGACAACTTCTTATAGCGCCAACCCCGGTTTTACGCGGGTTTACGGCAATGCGACAAATAGCGTCGCAAAGGCGCAGTTTAAACTGCTGGAAGCTTTAGCGGCAGGATTGTCCAACGATTTGCGCCACACATTAAGGCGCCATCGCGAGCAAGCTCGCCCTGCAAGGAAATGCATTCTTGCGCAGGAGCGAAGCGTGCTCGCGATAGCAATTTGACAGGCAAACGAAAGAGGCGGATCAACCGCGCTCGGAAGGCACCGAAGACAGTTCGAACGGGCTGCTGCTGCGACGCTGGTTGCGGTCTTCCCGCGGCGTGGCGCCGAAGAAGTTGCGGTAGGCGCTGGAGAAATGCGGCCCCGAGGAGAAACCGCAGGACAGACCGATCTGGATGATCGACTTGCTGGTCTGCATCAGCATCTGCCGCGCCTTGTTCAGGCGCAGTTCCAGGTAATACTGGCTTGGCACGCGATTGAGGTATTGCTTGAAGATCCGCTCCAACTGCCGACGCGAGACGCACACATGCTGGGCGATCTCGTCGGTGGTCAGCGGCTCCTCGATATTGGCCTCCATCAGCAGCACCGCCTGGGTCAGCTTCGGGTGACTGGAACCCAGGCGATTCTGCAACGGAATGCGCTGGCGCTCGCCACCTTCGCGGATACGCTCGACCACCAGTTCTTCCGAGACCGCGCCGGCCAATTCCGCGCCGTGATCACGGGCCAGCACCGCCAGCAACAGATCCAGTACCGACATCCCGCCGCAGGCTGTCAGGCGATCACGATCCCAGTCGAACAAATGGCTGGTGGCGATCACCTTAGGGAAGCGCTCGGCGAAATCGTCCTGCCAGCGCCAGTGCACCGCGGCCCGATAACCGTCGAGCAAACCCAGCTGCGCCAAGGGATACACACCGGCGGACAAACCACCGATCACACAGCCGGCGCGCACCAGTTGCTTGAGCGCGCTGCTCAGGGCCGGCGCCAGGGTGGCAGGCGGCTCATCGGCCAGCAGGAACAGTTTCTGGCAGCCTTCGAGCTTGCCCGACCAAGGTTCGCCCGGCAGCTGCCAGGCGCCGTCGGCCGGAGCCTCGGCCTGCAGGAAGGCCAGTTCGTAGACCACTTCCGGATGCACCCGCTGAGCGACACGCAAGGCCTCCTCGGCCAGCGCCAGCGTCAAGGCTTTAGTGCTGGGCCAAATCAGGAAACCAATTCGATGGGCAGTCATGGCGGGCAATCCGAAACGAAAACAGTGTTAGAGGCCAAAGGCGGCTGCAACCAAATTAGACCATCTGGCGCGCGGTGCGCAGCATGACCTAATTTGGTGCGTTACGGGAGTGATTTACTTCAGGCTGCCCGAGAGGAATTGTTGCAAACGTTCCGATTGCGGATTGACCAGCACTTCGCGCGGGTTGCCGCTTTCTTCCACCAGGCCCTTGTGCAGGAATATCAGCTGGTTCGAGACTTCACGGGCAAAGCCCATTTCGTGGGTCACCACCACCATGGTCCGGCCTTCCTGAGCCAGGGCCTGCATCACTTTCAGCACGTCGCCCACCAGCTCGGGGTCGAGTGCCGAAGTCGGTTCGTCAAACAGCATGACCTCTGGCTCCATCGCCAGCGCACGGGCAATCGCCACGCGCTGCTGCTCGCCACCGGACATATGGCCCGGGTAGGCATCCTTGCGATGCGCCACGCCGACCTTGGCCAGGTAGTGCTCGGCCTTTGCACGGGCTTCGGCCTTGGGGACGCCGAGCACATGCACCGGCGCTTCCATGATGTTTTCGATGGCGGTCATGTGCGACCACAGGTTGAAGTGCTGGAACACCATCGACAGGCGCGAGCGCATGCGTTGCAGCTGCTTGGGGTCGGCCGCCTTCAGGGCGCCATCCTTGTTCGCCACCAGCTTCAACTCTTCGTTGTTCAGCAGGATCTTGCCGGCGTGCGGCTGCTCCAGCAGGTTGATGCAGCGCAGGAAGGTGGATTTGCCGGAGCCACTGGAGCCGATGATGCTGATCACATCGCCAGCCGCCGCTTTCAGGGACACGCCCTTGAGCACTTCGTGACTGCCATAGCGTTTATGCAGGTCTTGGACTTCAAGTTTGTACATGCTGTCGGTTCTCACAAAAGCAGTCAGTCGTTGAGCAAGCGCCCGTGCCGCAGCGCTTCGCGCCCCGCCACCTTGGCCAGCCAGAAACCGGGTTGGGCGTAACGCAGCCGCTCAACGGCGAACAACACGCCGCTGGTGCCAGCACACAAGGTGCTGACCCGATCGGATAAGGGATCAATCACTTCAAAAATCGGCTCGCCCTTCTCCACCCAGCTACCGGCCGGACGCAGAAAACTCACCACGCCGGGATGCGGCGCAAACAACAATTCGGTGCCTTCGAAAGGCATGGCCTCGCACGCTTCATGCTGCGGCGCCGGCCACTCACCCGCAATCAGTCCCTGCCCGGCGAGGAACGCCAGGATGCCTTCGGCGTACGCCTCGGCTTGCGGGCGACCAGTGTCGGCCTGGCCGCCCAGCTCGAGGGTGGTCGCCAGGCAGGCCAGCGGGATCTGCGCCTGCGGGAACTGGCGCGACAGGCGCAGCCAGGGCAGCGAACAGGCTTCGTCGAACGAACTGCCGCCGGAATCCTCCGCCAGCAGGCCGACCCGCACATTAAGATGAGCCGCCAGGGAACGCCATTGCGGCCAATGCTGCGGCAAGGCGTACATATGCAGCGCCGCTTCCGCATCGCAGTGCAGGTCCAGCACCACGTCCGCGGTGCAGGCGTGGCTCAGGAGGATGCGCTGCATGCCTTGCAGCTGGCTCGCTGGCGCTGGCAGTTCGGCCAGCACATCGCTCATGGCCTGGCGAATCATCTGGATATTGGCGTGCGGGTCATCCCCCAGGCACCCATCCAGACGGGCCGCGACCGGCGCGCTCAGTTCGACGAAATCGCGGTTGAAGTTCTTGCCACTGCCGGCCTCGAACCGCCCTTGGTGGTTGCCTTGCAACAGCTGCCCCAAGCCCATCGGGTTGGCCACCGGCACCAGCTCGATCACACCGTTCAATGCACCCTGGGCCTCCAGCTCGGCCAGGCGCTTTTTCAGTTCCCAGGCGGTGCGCATTCCAGGCAGTTCGTCCGCATGCAGGCTGGCCTGGATATAGGCCTTGCGCTCGCCGCGACCGAAACGGAACACCGAGATCTGCCGCTCGCTGCCCAGGTGGCTCCACGGCAATACGTGGTCAATGCGCTCCATATCAGTGCTTCCGCGGCGCCAGGTAGCGCAGCCAGCGGCCTTCGGCCAGCTTGAACAGGCGCACCAGGATAAAGGTCAGGCACAGGTAGAACACGCCGGCGGTGATGTAGGCCTCGAACGGCAGGTAGTACTGCGCGTTGACCGTACGGGCCGCACCGGTGATGTCGATCAGGGTCACGATGGAGGCCAGGCTGGTGGTCTGCAGCATCATGATCACTTCGTTGCTGTACTGCGGCAGCGCCCGGCGCAGGGCCGACGGCAGCAGGATGCGGGCATACATCTTGTAGCGCGACATGCCCATGGCCTTGGCCGCCTCGATCTCGCCGTTCGGCGTGGCCTTGAGGCTGCCAGCGATGATTTCCGCGGTGTAGGCGCTGGTGTTGATGGCAAACGCCAGGCACGCACAGAAGGTCGCGCTGGACAGCCACGGCCAGAGGAAGCTCTTGCGCACCACATCGAACTGCGCCAGTCCGTAGTAGATCAGG harbors:
- a CDS encoding ABC transporter ATP-binding protein; this encodes MYKLEVQDLHKRYGSHEVLKGVSLKAAAGDVISIIGSSGSGKSTFLRCINLLEQPHAGKILLNNEELKLVANKDGALKAADPKQLQRMRSRLSMVFQHFNLWSHMTAIENIMEAPVHVLGVPKAEARAKAEHYLAKVGVAHRKDAYPGHMSGGEQQRVAIARALAMEPEVMLFDEPTSALDPELVGDVLKVMQALAQEGRTMVVVTHEMGFAREVSNQLIFLHKGLVEESGNPREVLVNPQSERLQQFLSGSLK
- a CDS encoding ABC transporter permease, producing the protein MIFDYNVIYEALPLYFSGLLTTLKLLALSLFFGLLVALPLGLMRVSKQPIVNLSAWLYTYVIRGTPMLVQLFLIYYGLAQFDVVRKSFLWPWLSSATFCACLAFAINTSAYTAEIIAGSLKATPNGEIEAAKAMGMSRYKMYARILLPSALRRALPQYSNEVIMMLQTTSLASIVTLIDITGAARTVNAQYYLPFEAYITAGVFYLCLTFILVRLFKLAEGRWLRYLAPRKH
- a CDS encoding succinylglutamate desuccinylase/aspartoacylase family protein → MERIDHVLPWSHLGSERQISVFRFGRGERKAYIQASLHADELPGMRTAWELKKRLAELEAQGALNGVIELVPVANPMGLGQLLQGNHQGRFEAGSGKNFNRDFVELSAPVAARLDGCLGDDPHANIQMIRQAMSDVLAELPAPASQLQGMQRILLSHACTADVVLDLHCDAEAALHMYALPQHWPQWRSLAAHLNVRVGLLAEDSGGSSFDEACSLPWLRLSRQFPQAQIPLACLATTLELGGQADTGRPQAEAYAEGILAFLAGQGLIAGEWPAPQHEACEAMPFEGTELLFAPHPGVVSFLRPAGSWVEKGEPIFEVIDPLSDRVSTLCAGTSGVLFAVERLRYAQPGFWLAKVAGREALRHGRLLND
- the argR gene encoding transcriptional regulator ArgR — translated: MTAHRIGFLIWPSTKALTLALAEEALRVAQRVHPEVVYELAFLQAEAPADGAWQLPGEPWSGKLEGCQKLFLLADEPPATLAPALSSALKQLVRAGCVIGGLSAGVYPLAQLGLLDGYRAAVHWRWQDDFAERFPKVIATSHLFDWDRDRLTACGGMSVLDLLLAVLARDHGAELAGAVSEELVVERIREGGERQRIPLQNRLGSSHPKLTQAVLLMEANIEEPLTTDEIAQHVCVSRRQLERIFKQYLNRVPSQYYLELRLNKARQMLMQTSKSIIQIGLSCGFSSGPHFSSAYRNFFGATPREDRNQRRSSSPFELSSVPSERG